The following proteins are co-located in the Bacteroidales bacterium genome:
- a CDS encoding mechanosensitive ion channel, with amino-acid sequence MPLINDPAIWLKEVFLNAGLSYSLSTFLSTVGLVVIVLLISWLSNLIAKVIILKVVTRIVKKTTSTWDDIFLEQKVFTRLSHLAPALVIWFMAGWALKTYPTWLIVVHRLTYLYIVTIGAVVVISFIEAWHKIYLTLPISQHRHIKGYVQLVKIFVILIALLIVISVVFKIDIRAIVTGLGAMAAVLILVFKDTLLGLVASIQLSADKMLKVGDWITIPGREVDGTVTDITLNTVKIQNFDKTIITVPTYSLVNESFQNWRGMEESGVRQIKRHIYIDMKSIRFLDRELKEKLCKIPVLKTYIESSENKSGIFKNGLDNPDNPVFTSSNLTNLGVFRFYAEAYLRNHQFVDPTQTVILRHRTPDGNGLPLQVYVFTKNNTFAPYENIQSEIFEHLLAIMNEFGLKVYQQPTGEDLITLSKK; translated from the coding sequence ATGCCTTTAATTAATGATCCCGCAATTTGGCTGAAAGAGGTTTTCTTAAATGCAGGATTAAGCTATAGTCTCTCCACTTTTCTGAGTACAGTAGGGCTCGTAGTAATAGTCCTTCTGATAAGCTGGCTTTCAAATCTTATTGCAAAAGTAATAATCTTAAAGGTTGTTACGAGAATTGTTAAAAAAACAACCTCAACCTGGGATGATATTTTCCTCGAGCAGAAAGTTTTTACAAGATTGTCACATCTGGCTCCTGCTCTTGTGATTTGGTTTATGGCAGGATGGGCCCTTAAGACCTATCCTACGTGGCTAATAGTTGTTCACCGGCTGACATACCTATATATTGTAACAATTGGAGCTGTTGTAGTAATATCGTTTATTGAAGCATGGCACAAAATTTATCTCACACTTCCTATATCGCAGCACAGGCATATTAAAGGATATGTTCAGCTTGTAAAAATATTTGTTATTCTGATTGCTCTCCTGATTGTAATATCAGTTGTATTTAAAATAGACATCAGGGCCATAGTTACTGGTCTTGGAGCAATGGCTGCTGTACTGATACTTGTGTTTAAGGATACTCTGCTTGGACTTGTAGCAAGTATCCAGCTTTCGGCAGATAAGATGCTTAAAGTGGGTGACTGGATAACAATCCCCGGAAGAGAAGTTGATGGGACGGTAACGGATATTACTCTTAATACTGTCAAAATCCAGAACTTCGATAAGACAATTATAACGGTGCCAACTTATTCTCTTGTAAATGAATCATTTCAGAACTGGAGAGGGATGGAAGAGTCAGGTGTCAGACAGATAAAAAGACACATTTATATTGATATGAAAAGTATCAGGTTTCTGGACAGGGAATTGAAGGAGAAACTGTGTAAAATTCCTGTACTGAAAACATATATTGAGAGCTCCGAAAATAAATCTGGGATTTTTAAAAACGGACTTGATAATCCTGATAATCCGGTTTTCACTTCATCTAACCTGACTAATCTTGGAGTTTTTCGTTTTTATGCTGAAGCATACCTCAGAAATCATCAGTTTGTCGATCCTACCCAGACTGTAATATTACGTCACAGGACTCCTGATGGTAATGGGTTGCCTCTGCAGGTTTATGTTTTCACCAAGAACAATACATTCGCCCCTTATGAAAATATTCAGTCGGAGATATTCGAACATCTGCTGGCTATAATGAATGAGTTCGGACTTAAAGTTTACCAGCAACCAACCGGCGAAGACCTTATCACATTATCGAAAAAATGA
- a CDS encoding peptidase, translating into MRTSILYLLITLSIPGMAQQSYDKYFTDKVLRFDFMFSGNSQKTIVYPVGLKEEPIFAGSRTNLIDPFNSGNFRYEVFDEAENILIYSKGFCTLYQEWQTTSEAKKIERSFYEVATMPYPKNKIKFKISVREKTGQFSPLYEVSIDPSDYFIRKEKPVNAKYSRVYGSGDPDKSVDLAFIAEGYTADEMGKFREDVKKLADALFAEAPFVEYKNKFNIWAVEAVSQESGTDVPGEKIYVNTILNSSFYTFDTDRYLTTQDIKSVNDFAAVVPHDNIVVLINSSRYGGGGVYNYYSGTTSGHALSLKVFVHEFGHGFTGLADEYYSSSVAYDEFYPLNVEPWEPNITTMVDFDSKWKKMIAKETPVPTPAEEKYNGVTGLFEGGGYSAKGIFRPELDCRMKSNGPKGFCSVCQKAIKDMIDYYTK; encoded by the coding sequence ATGAGAACATCTATTCTATATCTTTTGATTACCCTTTCAATTCCCGGAATGGCCCAGCAGAGCTATGATAAATACTTTACCGATAAAGTCCTGAGGTTTGATTTTATGTTTTCAGGTAACAGTCAGAAAACTATCGTATATCCTGTTGGATTAAAGGAAGAACCAATATTTGCAGGTTCAAGAACCAACCTGATTGATCCATTCAATTCAGGAAATTTCAGGTATGAAGTATTTGATGAAGCGGAGAACATACTGATTTACTCTAAAGGATTCTGTACTCTCTATCAGGAGTGGCAAACCACATCTGAGGCGAAGAAGATAGAAAGGAGCTTTTACGAAGTAGCCACTATGCCTTACCCTAAGAATAAAATAAAATTCAAAATTAGCGTCAGGGAAAAGACCGGCCAATTCTCCCCGTTATATGAAGTATCAATTGATCCCTCCGATTACTTTATAAGAAAGGAAAAACCGGTTAACGCAAAATATTCCAGGGTTTATGGCAGCGGAGACCCTGACAAGTCAGTAGATCTTGCATTTATTGCGGAGGGTTATACCGCTGATGAGATGGGGAAATTCAGAGAAGATGTCAAAAAACTTGCAGATGCCCTTTTTGCAGAAGCCCCATTCGTTGAATACAAGAATAAATTCAATATCTGGGCTGTTGAAGCAGTATCCCAGGAATCAGGTACAGATGTTCCCGGGGAAAAGATTTATGTGAACACGATACTCAATTCAAGCTTCTATACCTTTGATACTGACAGGTATCTTACCACACAGGATATCAAATCTGTAAATGACTTTGCAGCTGTTGTACCTCATGATAACATTGTTGTTCTTATAAACAGCAGCAGATACGGTGGCGGAGGTGTATACAACTATTACAGCGGTACAACTTCGGGTCATGCACTTTCTTTAAAGGTATTCGTACATGAATTTGGTCATGGGTTTACAGGACTGGCTGATGAGTATTATTCTTCGTCAGTAGCCTATGATGAATTTTATCCGCTTAATGTAGAACCATGGGAACCAAATATTACCACTATGGTAGATTTTGATTCAAAATGGAAAAAGATGATTGCAAAGGAGACTCCCGTACCTACACCTGCTGAGGAGAAATACAATGGTGTTACAGGTTTGTTTGAAGGCGGCGGATACTCTGCAAAAGGAATCTTCCGTCCGGAATTGGATTGCAGAATGAAAAGTAACGGGCCGAAAGGATTCTGTTCTGTCTGCCAGAAGGCAATTAAAGATATGATCGATTATTATACAAAATAA
- a CDS encoding RNA polymerase sigma factor, protein MAYKGDIIYIEQVLEGNTNAFSYIVDRHKDKAFNLAFRISGSREEAEEITQDSFLKAYRSLGSFKMQSSFATWFYRIVYNTSISYIRIKKKEVLSLEDFPADATDFIGTSYSEEEADKEYRSALLNFALQKISEDERGLITLFYYDELSPDEISEVTGISKSNLKVKLFRARQKMQEIIEKAEKKNLIYHG, encoded by the coding sequence ATGGCTTATAAGGGAGACATAATATATATTGAACAGGTACTGGAAGGAAACACCAACGCCTTCAGTTATATAGTTGACCGGCATAAAGATAAGGCCTTTAACCTCGCATTCAGGATATCAGGCAGCCGCGAAGAGGCTGAGGAGATCACACAGGATTCATTTTTAAAAGCATACCGGTCGCTTGGAAGTTTTAAAATGCAGAGTAGCTTTGCAACATGGTTCTACCGGATAGTTTATAATACTTCAATATCATATATCAGGATTAAGAAGAAAGAAGTTTTATCACTTGAGGATTTTCCGGCTGACGCAACTGATTTTATAGGTACCAGTTACTCAGAGGAAGAAGCAGACAAAGAGTACAGGAGTGCATTACTTAACTTTGCACTTCAGAAAATAAGTGAAGATGAGAGAGGTTTGATTACACTTTTTTATTATGACGAGCTTAGTCCTGATGAGATATCAGAAGTGACAGGAATAAGTAAATCGAATCTGAAGGTTAAATTATTCAGGGCCAGGCAGAAAATGCAGGAGATAATTGAAAAAGCTGAAAAGAAAAATTTAATATATCATGGATAA
- a CDS encoding ATP-dependent Clp protease adaptor ClpS — MKERTLHRDDKLKSGSESGSLVLYNDDVNTFDHVIKSLVEVCGHDPVQAEQCALIVHFKGSCDVKTGLPEVLNAMSRSLNLKGLNSKVQIL, encoded by the coding sequence ATGAAGGAAAGAACTTTACATAGGGATGATAAGCTTAAGAGTGGCAGTGAGTCAGGTTCACTGGTGCTTTATAATGACGATGTAAACACTTTCGATCATGTAATAAAATCGCTGGTCGAAGTGTGCGGACATGATCCGGTGCAGGCAGAACAATGTGCTCTTATTGTTCACTTTAAAGGGAGTTGTGATGTGAAAACCGGTTTGCCGGAGGTTCTTAATGCGATGAGCAGATCGCTCAATCTTAAAGGTCTGAATTCAAAGGTTCAGATTTTATAA
- the bcp gene encoding thioredoxin-dependent thiol peroxidase: MAELKEGKKAPAFTGIDQNGKEVKLSDFAGKKLVLYFYPKDNTPGCTAEACSLRDNYDAFIKKGFAIVGVSPDSEKSHKNFAGKYTLPFPLIADTSKKILNDYGVWGEKKMYGKSYFGVIRTTFIIDSNGMIDKIITKVNTAGHAEQLFDIYNQ; this comes from the coding sequence ATGGCAGAGCTAAAAGAGGGTAAAAAGGCGCCGGCATTTACAGGTATTGATCAGAATGGCAAGGAAGTAAAGCTGAGTGATTTTGCAGGTAAAAAACTGGTTCTATATTTCTACCCAAAGGATAATACACCCGGATGCACTGCCGAAGCATGCAGTTTGCGTGATAATTATGATGCATTCATTAAAAAAGGATTTGCAATAGTCGGAGTAAGTCCCGACAGCGAGAAATCACATAAGAATTTTGCAGGAAAATATACATTACCGTTTCCTTTAATAGCCGATACCTCAAAGAAAATACTAAATGATTATGGAGTTTGGGGTGAGAAGAAAATGTATGGCAAAAGCTATTTCGGGGTAATCAGAACAACATTTATTATTGACAGTAATGGTATGATTGATAAGATCATTACAAAGGTCAATACTGCGGGTCATGCAGAACAGCTTTTTGATATATATAATCAATAA